A single Lactuca sativa cultivar Salinas chromosome 8, Lsat_Salinas_v11, whole genome shotgun sequence DNA region contains:
- the LOC111899319 gene encoding histone-lysine N-methyltransferase ATXR6: protein MSFLVLYPGFPLVQTKIIDFFASRDIGKKRRQKSCIEASKKRRSLLPYSPSEDPARRLEQMTSLAIALTATEAEFSNELTYIHGMAPRSANRPTYEKEGMQVLSIEDTEALNLCKSMMRRGECPPLMVVFDPVEG from the exons ATGTCATTTCTTGTTCTATACCCAGGATTTCCGTTGGTTCAAACGAAAATCATTGATTTTTTCGCATCCAGAG aTATAGGTAAGAAAAGGAGGCAAAAAAGTTGCATAGAGGCATCAAAGAAGAGAAGGAGCCTGTTACCATATAGTCCAAGTGAGGATCCTGCAAGAAGACTAGAACAAATGACATCACTAGCCATAGCATTGACAGCTACAGAAGCTGAGTTCAGTAATGAGCTCACATATATTCATGGCATGGCTCCTAGGTCAGCTAATCGTCCTACTTATGAGAAAGAGGGGATGCAGGTTTTATCAATAGAAGACACTGAGGCCTTGAATTTGTGCAAGAGCATGATGAGGAGAGGGGAATGCCCTCCACTTATGGTTGTTTTTGATCCTGTAGAAGGGTAA